GGGCTGGCAGACTCGGGTCAGTAGGGGGAGGAATCCCAGGCTCTGATAAACACCAAGGTGAGGACACTGAATGACAACCTAAAGACCACTGACTTCAGAACACTGCGATCGCGTAGAACCATGTCCTTGCTGTCAGCCCTCAGAACCCCACGTGGCCATGGCCGGATATGATGTATCTGAACTTCCGCTTTGGAACCGCGGGCCTCGCCCAGTGTTCGCAGCATTTCTTCTGCCAAGGAACGGAAGATTACTTCCCAGGAGTTCTTTGAAGTCAAGGTGAGGACCTGAATGTAAAATGAAGGGACCAcaccgcccctcccccttcctgtaACAAAGGTGGCGCCACAAAGTACTGCCCCTGGGGTCTGAAATGGAATGTCCTGACAGGACCGTTAGGCCGAGTTTTGTCTGGAAAGTCTCAGGGAGGAAGGCGTCGGTCTAAGATAGTAACCCTGGTTCTGATGATCAAGGAAACCTAGGCCCTAAGTAGAGTCAAGAGGAGGGTCCTGAGTAGCTAATGAGGGGATCTTTTCCCAGTAGAGACGGCGATAGAAACCGGTACGCCTGCCTTGGTTCTGGGAGGCTCCAGACAGGGGCAGTTTTATTTGGTACGTTCTGACTACCGCCGCCCCGCCCGCTACTCCCGCCATCCCCCACCCCTAACCGCGcaagcgcgcgcgcgcgcatgcggacacccccccccccccccgctctctcgctctctctctttcttttctttcttttcttttctttctttctttctttctttctctctttctttctttctttctttctttctttctgtctctctctctctctctctctctctctctctctctctcggggctCCAAGAAGTAAAGGCTAAAGCCAAATAAATTTGGATTTTGGTGAACTGAATTTAGTAGAGGGAGGAGTCCCAGGTCCTGATATCAAAGTGAAGACCCTGAGTCAGGACGTAGGGATCACCGACTCCAGAACACTGGGATCCCATGGAGCCCTTTCCCTGCTTTTAGCCCTTGGAGACCCTGAACGGTTGTGGCCAGTTATGACTCATCCTTCTGTCCTCTCCAGAGTTTCTAGGAAGTGAGGTCATttgtgggggagtgggggtggtgagGCCACTGGCCAGCTGAGGGTGGAGTCCCAGTACTGGCCTGGAGCCAAGGTGAGGACCTTGAGTGGGAACTGAGAGGACCACCCTGACCCATAACACAGGGTGCTCTCCTAGGTCCTGCTGCTGCCCTTGGCCCTGGGAGGCCTGGCAGACCTATCAGACTTTCTGCCTGGAAACTCTCAGATAAGGAGGGCCTTCATCTAAGGGAGTAGCCTGGGTCCTGCAGATGGAGGAGGCCTAGGCCCTAAGTGCCCTGAAGGTGAAGCCCTGGAGTGCTAATGAGGGGACCTCTCCCCATTTAGGGAAAGCAGCATCCCTATAGCTTGTTTCTGGAAGGCTCTTGGTAAGGGTAATCCTATATGGAGGTCCCTGAATTTCCCCCCTAGGGGCACAGGGAATTGAGGGATTTGCTGTAAGGCAGGAGGCCTAAGTCCTACCAGCGTATTGGCGGCCAGCGGCCTAAATCCAACCTGTAGTTAAGGTCAGAGAACTAAGGGAGGACTAAGGGGAACACCAACTCTAAAAAGGGGGTCTCACAAATTCTGGCCCTTCTctgataaaaaagaatgtaatctggccatttgcaacgacatggatggaactagagagtattatgctaagtgaaatgagtcagagaaagacaaatatcatgtgatttcactcatgtggaatttaagatacaaaacagatgaaagtaagagaaaggaagcgaaaatataaaaacatggagacaaaccataagagactcttaaatacagagaacaaactgagggttgctggacggGAAGTGGGTGGGGCGaatggctaaatgggtgatggaattaaggagggcacttgctggggtgagcactgggtattgtatgtaactgatgaatcactaaattatattcctgaaattattattacactatatgttaactaacttggatgtacatttaataaaacaaaataaaataaataaaatgaaatgaaataaaaattgtggCCCTTCCCTCAGCCCTGGGGAAACCCTGAATATTTGTTAGGCTGAGGaacccgcccaccccccccccgcctcattTCTGTCTGGAGAGTCCCAGAGATATGAGCATGTTGGACTTATTGGCCTCAGTTCTGCAGAGGGAGGAGACCCAGGGCTCCACAGGAATCAGAGTGAGGAATAAAGAGTGATGGTTCcactcacccccccccaaaaagagacAATAGAGGGCCCCCCTTGCTTGTAGCACTGAGGAGCCCAGGTGTGGAAGTCAAATGTATGTGAACCCAACTTTATTTCTTATGTCATCAGGTTGGTGACAGCCTTTGTTTGAGGGGAGAAACATCAGATCAGCAGAAGAAGGTGTCCCAGGCCCTACCTAGAGCCAAGGTGAGGAAAGTGAATGCGGACTGAGGACCCCAATGACCCCAGAGCAGATTCCCTCAGAACTGTCAGCAGTGGGTCACAGTAGTGGGCTGAGATGCCCCTTTAGTTCCCCTTGAGGGGTCTCAAGATGATGAGGACCTGGGTTTGAGATGTCAATTTAGAGCAGCACCGAGGAGGGGGGCTCGGCCCTGCCCAAAGCCGTTATCATGGTCCTGAATGTGAACTGGGAGGATCCCCATTCTCCATACCAGAGAAGATTCCGCAAGGACTCGGCCTACCCAGCACCGCTCTCAGCCCCAGTAAGCACCAAGCAGGGCCGGCAGGCTGCAGCCTGAGACTCACTTTAATTACTTCCATGCGGTTCTCAGAGGATAGGTTGGTCATAACAGGAGCCCTGTGGTTGGTTTCCTAGGGCAGTGCCCTCACAGAACCTGAGAGGCAGCCTTGGTTAAAGCCAAGGTGGTCTCTCCCAGCTGAAGGTACTCCTTCTcatcctctcttctctcatgcCCAGATCACCTGCTGTCCCTGACCACAGTCATCATGCCTCGGGCACAGAAGAGTAAGCTCTGCACCGGGGAGAAGCGCCACCAAGCCCAAGGTGGGACCCGGCCTCAGAGGGGTGCTCAGGCCCCTGCGGCCACGGAACAAGCATTCCCTTCCTCGGCCTCTCCTCCCTTTGAAGTTCCTACTCAGAGAAATCCTGCTGCCAGGTCACGTAGCGCTCCCAAGAGGTCTCAGAGGGCCGTGTCCGCCACCACAAAGTCTGCAGGTGTTTCTCGCACAAGATCATACAAAGGAGCCGACTGCCAAGTTGAGAAAAAGCAAAGTTCCGTCCAGTCCCCACTCTCCATTGTGCAGTCTCAGGGGGACCCTGTAAGCAAAACAGCAAGTGTTTTGGTACAGTTCCTGTTGCACATGAGCAGAATGAAAAGGCCCATTATGAAAGCTGATATGCTGAAGTTTATCAATAAAAAGCATAAACATCGCTTCGTTGAGATCCTCGAAAGAGCCTCTTTCAGCTTGGAAGTGGTTTTTGGTGTTGACTTAAAAGAAGTCGATCCTACCAAGCATTCCTATGTCCTTGTCAGCAAAATGAACCTCCCCAACAACGGGACTATAAACCGTGGCAGGGGGTTTCCCAAGACCGGCCTCCTGATGAATCTCCTGGGCGTGATCTTCCTGAAGGGCAACTGTGCCGCCGAAGAGAAGATCTGGGAGTTCCTGAGTAAAATGAGAGTCTATGCGGGGAAGAGGCACTTCATATTTGGGGAGCCCAAGAAGCTCATCACCCAAGATTTGGTGAAGCTCAAGTACCTGGAGTACCGGCAGGTGCCCAACAGCGATCCTCCACGCTATGAGTTCCTGTGGGGCCCCAGAGCCCACGCCGAGACCAACAAGATGAGAGTGCTCGAGTTTTGGGCCAAGATTAACCAAACAGTCCCAAGTGCCTTCCACCCTTGGTATGAAGAGGCTTTGAGAGATGAGCAAGAAAGAGCCGAAGCCACAGTCACACTCCAGGCTGAGACCGATGCTACGGCCAGTGCATGTTCCAGGGCATGTCCAGCAGCTCCTCCCACACCTAGTGAGGTCGAGTCCGATCCTTCACATTGTGACTGAAGAGAGCAGTCAGTGTTCTAAGTAGTGGAGGCCTGGGTGTGACTCAGGGAACAGCATGTAATCCTTGGTGCTCCTGTTCTGTATGGGTAATTTGGAGATTTACCAGCAGTTTGAGTTTTTGCTACTTTTCAAATGTtgctattttgaaatgaaatcttACCTAGCCTTATAGTGTAAATTTATGGATTATTTTGGCCTCACTTGTTATCAGTTTAAAAGTTAGAGTGTTGCTGTTTCATAAAACAAACTGGGAAATTGCCCATCTTATTTAGTGTTCTGGTACAAAGTAGCATGGCATTGAAATATGAATTTCCTTGAAAATGTAAAAGGACTTAAGGAGTGAAATATATGGAGTCAAGAAGTGGAGGAGAAGAGTAAGATGGTCTGTATTTGGTTTCCTAATTCCTTTCACTCTGTATTTTGTAACATTCTAAATAACAGCATGTGTTTGACTAATGGAAGAATGTAGCATCACATTTTAATGAATTAGACTCACTGCTCACAGGTTCTTTTATTCCCCAAACATTGATGGAGCGTACGCTCTTAGAGGGCTTCATGTTAGCCCTGGGAGAGCTGACAAAAAGATCAAGACACTGACCATGAAATCACAGAGGCGAGAAGCATCTGTCATATAAGGAAGAATGGTGATCTGCACTCTCAGACCAGAAGGACACATGACAAGacaggagaaaacaggagagagGTGGTTCCAGATGAGAGGAGTTAAGTGTCAGTGCCTGAAGCAGGGCAGTGCTGGGTCTTCAGAGACTGCAGTTCCCTCAGGGGGAGGTAATTCTAAGTTAGCTGCATGGGGGGCTCCAGGAGGCTGTGATCACAGGGAGCTGGGCCCAGACCCTCCCGTGGCGGGCTTCAGAATTGAAAGACTAAGCCCAGAATGGAAACTGCCCTTAACACTTACTTTGGGATTGTGCAGAAAGCAGAGGGAAATCACCCCAAGCAGGGATCAAGTGTGTCCTGTGCTCTTCTGCCAGTGCAGGGGAACGCAGTGTACAGATTGGAGGTTTTATTTACAACATGTCCACAGAGTTTCTGCGAAATAAGAGCATGCTCTCTTGTCAAGGGTGCCCAGAATCCCCTGGACTGGCACGCGTTGCCCTGGGTTGGGGGAGCCAAAGCACACGCCACTAAAGCATCATCCACATTAGGTCACCTTGTATGGCATTTGGCAAACTCCAGGCAAGGTCTAGATTTTTGTTGGTGGGTGAAAGAATGAAAGCCAGGGTGGTTTAGGAAGAAGGgtggctgaggggcgcctgggtggctcagtccgttaagcgtccaactcttggtttcggctcaggtcatggtctcacggttttgtgggttcaagccccgcgacacactttgcactgacagtgcagagcctgcttgggattctctcactctcactctctctctgccccttccccacttgcacggtctctgtctctaaataaataagtaaataaataaataaataagcaatcaaacaaacaaatggcaGCTGAGAGGAAGGTAAGTTTTGGGGCCTTGAAACACATTCTA
The DNA window shown above is from Lynx canadensis isolate LIC74 chromosome X, mLynCan4.pri.v2, whole genome shotgun sequence and carries:
- the LOC115507582 gene encoding melanoma-associated antigen B3-like, whose translation is MPRAQKSKLCTGEKRHQAQGGTRPQRGAQAPAATEQAFPSSASPPFEVPTQRNPAARSRSAPKRSQRAVSATTKSAGVSRTRSYKGADCQVEKKQSSVQSPLSIVQSQGDPVSKTASVLVQFLLHMSRMKRPIMKADMLKFINKKHKHRFVEILERASFSLEVVFGVDLKEVDPTKHSYVLVSKMNLPNNGTINRGRGFPKTGLLMNLLGVIFLKGNCAAEEKIWEFLSKMRVYAGKRHFIFGEPKKLITQDLVKLKYLEYRQVPNSDPPRYEFLWGPRAHAETNKMRVLEFWAKINQTVPSAFHPWYEEALRDEQERAEATVTLQAETDATASACSRACPAAPPTPSEVESDPSHCD